The Capsicum annuum cultivar UCD-10X-F1 chromosome 3, UCD10Xv1.1, whole genome shotgun sequence genomic sequence AACAGGGTCCTCTATTTCTTCTTTCAGCATATCCTTATTATAATATTATCTTAATGTTTGAGGGCCTCATTTTAATGCTTTTGAAGTAATTATAACCCAACTCTTTCCACATGCATTCCACTTGTCAGCAAACTTTAGCTCTTCACTATTCCACTGGaatgattttatcttttttattttttgcttttctccACATGGAGAGTGAATAGATTTCCTTCCTTTTTATTAGCTATTGAGATGAGAAACCATAATTTTCACTTAGGTATTCAAACCATAAAGAATCTAGTAATTTTGACCTTATATACAGAATCGTATAAGTTTTCAACGAATTCGTTTCCGATACCTAGCTCCGCCCTAAGCAACATAGACGGTGAAAATTTATATAGCTAACCAATTGAGGCATAGTTACCGTTgtatttatctaaaaaaaagacttgaaggggagccttggcataatgataaaattattgctatgtgatcaggaggtcacagTTCAATCCGTGAAAACAGCCACTTACAGAGATGCAGGGTAACCTACATATAATAAATAGACCTTTATAATTTGATCCTTCCTCGAACCCCATTGCAGTGCACCGCGCTACGCATTTAGTTATGTAAATCTTTTGGAAGAGAGAATATAAATATCCTTAGTGGTGGATAAGCAGGATGGCCTAATACAAAAAGAATATTTACTAGGATGGGGGGACCATATAGAtttgtcatttctctattttggtaGACCTTGTGTCcagataatataatataatataatatagtgGACAAATTCTTGGCTTCCAAGATTGTTATATAATAGAACTTGTAGAAGCAAGAGAAGCCATCAACTTAACTTGGCCTATTAGTTGTGAAGCACAAGAAGATgtggagaaagaagaaaaagaaggattgTGATGTACTATTCGAGGAAATGGCGATTACTAGGTCACACCCTTTGGTGCATCTGATGTGAATCGATCGATACCAAAGGGATAAAAGGCAAGTCATAGAGGCAAAGGGAAGGCAACGCCTTTCTTCcaggattttaatttctttcttttcctcttgTATTTTCATATTACTATCCATCATGGATAAGTTGGGGTTCCCAAGTTTCACATGTAAGTCTTTTAGCTTTGGGTTGAACTACTGTTCAGTTTGTTGCTTTAGTATTAACTGTGTTGGAGTCAATGCCTTCTTTTCAAGAAATACAATTCTGTTCCTACTTTTCTATTTTAACCAATGTGTTCTGCAGTCTAGTGGTGCTTGAATATCTACATCCAAACAATGAACGTTGCCGCCAAGGATTTAAGTTATATACTCTGATAGTGTATATAAATTCTACACCTTTGGTGCAATTTAACCGACTATAGTCAACTCAAAAAAATTGGTGGTCTAAAGCCAAATCAGCAAATATAGGTTGATTATCAAAAGAAGACCTATACAACCAAAAATATAAACCAAGTTTTTGTTACTTACTATCAGTCGGTAACACAAGCGTTAAATGTTAAGACAGAAACATTAAGAAGTAAATACACGAAGAAATCAAAGGGATTCAATATACAGTATGCTGTGTAATTTTCGAGCAAAGGAGTGTCGATTGACTCCCCTTTGGACTAGGTAAGCTTTGCCCCTCGTTGTATCAATAGAGATATTGATAAGAATAACTTTACTGTATTTGCCACCGATCATAAGAGaatagattatttttatttacagatAACAGTAATTAATTAGCAATCGCTTATAGCAAGTTCTCcacataatttaattcaaacaaatgttAGAATTTTTCAATTCATGTACCAACTTACCTCAGTGTAATCCACTAGTGGGATCTGGAAGGATGGAGAGTATGCACACTTACCGGAGAAAAGAAAAACTGGAGGAGGTTGGGTGTTCAAAATGGACAATACTGGCAAGATCAAGGGTAGAGTCAGGTAGAACCGAGGGGTTCATCTGAACTCCTTTGACGGAAAATTACATAGTTTATAcgtaattaaaaatattttttacatatatatactaaTGTTGAACCTCCTTTGGCTTCTTAAGTTTACTTCTTCTTAGTTTGAACACCCTTGGTGAATATCTAGCTCCACCACGGGACAAGATGCATCTGCTTGAAAAAAGAACAATCCGGTGCACTAgccactaaggggtcgtttggtagagtgtattggcaaaaataatttatgtattaattaatgtgtattatgaataccttgtttggtacaatttttagccaatgtataactaatgcactaagagatcgtttggtagagtgtattggcaaaaataatttatgtattaattaatgtgtattatgaaTACCTTGTTTGGTGCAATTTTTAGccaatgtataactaatgcaagcattagttatacattctattgtgtattaagttgtgtattactaataccactcattttctatgtattagtaatgcaaaatctttaatacatgcattaacttattaaatgaccttaataccccttaATTTCCCtcttaaaatatttcacaattacTTTTTCCGtcattttaatttgaatcttttcaaaatatttcacaatttttttcccacaattttaatctacaacaatgaataattgatttaaataattgtaacatatttttgctttgctttgagggtctttaaaaagattaaaaaaaaattgagactatttcttaattttacgtcttatattttatttttgtttcaactaTGTTAATCTGTTGGCATAATATTTCATGCGCAAAGACGAAGGTTTTACAATTAATCtgaaacctctatatactagttcaacaatactaattatatttgagatgacaaaaaacatttgttgcaaaaaagtgtacaaaatcaaagaagggtatttttgtaaacaaacatttcttttatagaaattatgtaagatgtattatttcttataataaataaaacatacataactaatacaagaataagtaatacaagcattactaatgcaagtattactaatacactatattttgcattgatcttataatactctaccaaacgactcAAGCTTTTGCGCTCGTTATACGCAGAATTAAAGAAAAGGCCAAACCACAAGAATGCGTCAACATGTTATGATAATAAATGATTCATGACTATGAAACCACCCAAACTTGGAAATCAACATTAATCCTCATCATGGAGaaacaaagaggaaaaagagAATATTGAAAAGTCACTCTAATATACTATCAACGCAAATTATACAAGAGGAAGGAATATATGTCACACATGACGCATAATAACATAGGAGtattaattattgtatgattctaaaaaaaaaaacaaaaagggtGTTACCAATAAAAAACCATCACCAGTGCGTTTGTTTGGCtggaaattaacgaaatatatcTTTAATCTATTTTGCTTAACTAGTAAATAAGACTATATTTTCCATAAACATCTAAACCCAAATTGTAAGCCTTTCGAAACATTATCTAATATAAAATCTTTGTTATGTGTGTCACATGATTAACTTAACATAACCGAAGTAGGACATACGTTTTTCCACCACCTACTAGGTAGAATAAATTTTTAATCCCAAGAAAGAAACAGTAGGAGATCATAGTTTTGTTACAAACTAAGGCTTCAATTTTCATAAACACTTCTTGTTATACTAATTACTTTTCCTTAATACTTATCTATATCTGTACTATTAATTTATATCTTTACTATTAATAAAAactgaaattatttttatgattctTTTAGTCTCTTTGTCCCTCAACACTCTCTCCTCAATACCAGAGGTGTCCCCAAGGTTCATTACTAACATCAGTAGTACTACACAACTGGCTAATTATTTTTACTAGTGAATTCCACCTTCCTACTAATTTCTCATATTGTATCTTAAAATTCAGCTTTAAAGCTACTCAAAAATTTGATTCACTTTTAATAATCATCTTTAGCGTAAAACAATTTATACTTTAAATGATCTGGCACATCAAATACTACGACAACAACAACACCCAGGGATGTGgcttagtggtcaatgaagtgggttgggAACCTGAGATTTCAGGTTCAAATTCCAGAGGCAAAAAACACTTTCATCCCCTTTGTTCTAGCCTGGGCAAGGCTAAAATCAAAGAACATACCAAAAAAAGTATTCAGTCAAAGTCGAACCATGAAATGGTCCAAAATGAGTTTGATCTGATCATTCATATAGCCAAAAATGGAAGGTCTACACCTTACATTGTGTGTGTGAGTTACAATTAGTTTACAGAGGATATTCCTATAATCTGGATAGAAATATCCAAATGAAGACTATTCTCAATTGCCAGCATAGTTATTCTGTCAGGCAAAGAACAAAACTCCTGTTAAAATTTTCTTCAATATCCAATGGGGGGTATTCaattaagtgttttttttttttgacaagtAAAAATCAGGTGTATGATTCAAACAATCATATCACCAATGAGACTAATAAATCTAATTCATTTTCATCACCATCACCGTTGTCCTTGCCCATCAGCTGTTTTAACCTCGAATGGGGAGAAACCTTCCCAGATTATACACTACCTAAGAGAGATCTAGACTCTTTTTCATGGATTCATAAACAAGATAAGTAATGCTTGCTGCTGGCACTACTTTCAGAAGATTCGGAAAGAGTCCTTTGTAAAAGCCCCGGCGACCTTCATCATTAAGTGTTCTTCGGATCACATCAGACATTCCATTGTAAGCAGCATTAGTATTTGTAGGTTGAGCTTGCATTCTGGTAGGAATTAAAATTGAGTATGAAAAGAAATACAAGTGGCATCGTAAAGCATAAATAGTCTATCCAAATCCTAAAATCAAGCCCAGTCAAACATGAAGATTTACCTCGTTCTTATGACCTGCAAAGGATAAACACATGTTGCTCCAAGAGCTCCAGAAATTGTTCCACAACCGAGTTGCACAAGAGGGCCAGGTTCTGTTTATCAAACACAATTGTTAGAAATATGCTAATGTCACTTCGTCGGAGATAAGTTAGTTGCAGTTGAAGGTTTACAAGCTATACCACTATCATGAAGAATATATATCCTGGACAAATCCTTCAACGTTTCATAGGCAGCCAAATCAATGCCTGCATAAGGTATAATTCCAAGAAGAGATGGTACCAGCCCTTTATAAAAGGCCCGAGGCCCCTCCTTAATCCATATTTCTTTTGATAGTTTTCCCAGGCTGGGAACCTTTCCACCTTCACTTACATGAGTTTGTAACCGGGTCTTAACAAGATCCATGGGATAGATAGCAGTCTGTGCTACTGCACCAGCCATGCCCCCAGCCACAAGACGTCCAGAAGCTCCAATGTCACCCTGTTCCTCGCCTTTGGTACGAGCAATGACATTCTTCAACATTTCGTACGAGTAAAACTTGATTGCACTTTCAGGTGCAACCTTCATCACATTTAGTCCATTGCCCCTAAAAAACCTCAATATACCACCATCCTTCCATATTTCTCGGACAGTAGAACCAAGAGAGACACGAGCAGTCTGAACTTGTAAAATCACCTTTAGCAGATCAAGGGGAGCTGTGACGGTACGAGAAGTAGCTCCTGCAACTCCCCCAGCAATCAAATATTTAGCTGCATGAACATGCTTACTGATGCCTTCGGGTATGACAGTCTGTTCACCAATATCTACAAGACATACCCTCTCCCAGTACCGGTAAATATTCTCCAAGGTGGCCTCATGTGGATAAAGtagaagaaaattcctccatTCTTCGAAAGTGATAATCCCGTTATTATCCTTATCAACATGTTCCACAAAACGTGCAAGTTCATCATCATCTATTTCTATCCCTGTAAAAAAAGGAAACTGCCTTCGCTTATAAGAGGAAGAAAGGAagacaaataatgaaatgaaatgaGAATGGGGAACACTGAATGGCCCAGAAACATATATCCAGACGAGAGTTTAGCACTATGACAGAAAGGAAACCTCAAGCACTCGAGCAATACATCCCTTTGGAAAAGCATTTCATCTCAATGCTCTGAATCAAAGCACAGAAACCTACAAAGTTCTAAGATATACAAAGACTCATATTCCTGACGTACATATTTACATGCACGGATTGCACATGCATACGTACATATACTCTTCCTTTTTGTTTGACTAGGAAAAGGGATCATTATACATCTCCACGTGCTTTCTAGTCATGTCTAAATATAGAAATTAATGAATTAATGCATAGAGAAAAATGATAGGAGCTTAAATAAGGAAAAGATCTAAATGCAAAACCAAAGATACGTAATAGTATCGGTCAACTAATGCAAATTGTAACAAAGTCACCACCCACCAATAGTATAGAAAGGTCATCAATCATCGAATCAGCAACAATCCTTATGTTTTCTTGAAAACCGGTGTTACTTTTTATACAAGAATAATGAACACAAACAAATCAATAAAGACGCAGTGACATCAGAATATGATGTAATATCATCCGAGGCAAGATGACACCACACCTACTTGATACATAAAAGGAGCTATTAAACCTCTCACACAGCATTCAcccactctttttctttttttataccTGCCTACTAAATGGAAATCTAGAATTAACTACTCATCCTGTGGTGTAAAGGATAAAAGTTTGGCTTAGTACAGAAGGAAATGGATCCCAAGAAACAGAAAATCAGGGCTTCCAGTCAAACAAAATTAGCAACCGAAGATGAAGATTGTGCAATTTCAGCTAATGAATTGAAGCTATATAATCATTCTATAGTTAATGAACTGAAGCTCATGCATAAAGCTAAGCTTGTCACCAGGCCCTGTAAGGTTCCTACATGGCAATTCTAAAAGACAACCAGAAAAGTGACT encodes the following:
- the LOC107862100 gene encoding calcium-dependent mitochondrial ATP-magnesium/phosphate carrier protein 2, which encodes MAGAAAKHVNNPVMAATKNRPGCCNPVKKTGPVSMDHVLSALRETKEERDLRIRSLFSFFDSDNVGYLDHVKIEKGLFAMQIPVDYKFARELLAECDGNKDGRVDYSEFRKYMDDKELELYRIFQSIDVEHNGCILPEELWDALVKAGIEIDDDELARFVEHVDKDNNGIITFEEWRNFLLLYPHEATLENIYRYWERVCLVDIGEQTVIPEGISKHVHAAKYLIAGGVAGATSRTVTAPLDLLKVILQVQTARVSLGSTVREIWKDGGILRFFRGNGLNVMKVAPESAIKFYSYEMLKNVIARTKGEEQGDIGASGRLVAGGMAGAVAQTAIYPMDLVKTRLQTHVSEGGKVPSLGKLSKEIWIKEGPRAFYKGLVPSLLGIIPYAGIDLAAYETLKDLSRIYILHDSEPGPLVQLGCGTISGALGATCVYPLQVIRTRMQAQPTNTNAAYNGMSDVIRRTLNDEGRRGFYKGLFPNLLKVVPAASITYLVYESMKKSLDLS